In a genomic window of Quercus lobata isolate SW786 chromosome 4, ValleyOak3.0 Primary Assembly, whole genome shotgun sequence:
- the LOC115987529 gene encoding DNA replication licensing factor MCM4-like, with protein sequence MMLKRVNARDVFDYDSDLYTRMVRYPLEVLAIFDIVLMNMVGRINPLFEKHIQTRFFNLKSSTSGRNLNPSDVEVTTQILLLQIESK encoded by the exons ATGATGCTCAAAAGAGTCAATGCACGCGACGTGTTTGATTATGATTCCGACTTGTACACCAGGATGGTTAGGTACCCACTTGAAGTGCTGGCGATTTTCGACATTGTTTTGATGAACATGGTGGGACGAATTAACCCTTTGTTTGAAAAGCACATTCAAACTCGGTTTTTCAATCTCAAGAGCTCCACTTCAGGGAGAAATCTTAACCCATCTG ATGTTGAGGTTACTACCCAGATCCTGTTGTTACAAATAGAG AGCAAATAA